GGTAAGTCAGAACCCGTGCAGAGGTATGCTGGGGGGAGGGCCACTTGGTAATGAGGGCAATGTGGATCAAACCAGCATCTCTCTGTCCTCACCTTACACTTTCCACCAACACAATCAGGCTGAGGTCCGTAGATGCCAGTGATCCCTAGGAGGCTGGGGGCGGGTAGCTTTCTCCCCACCTGTCCCTGCAGGGAACCCTGGACATGGGAAGCACTCAATTCCCTTCAGCCCAGATTCCCTTCCCACATCATTGGGTCCCAGGCTCAGGCCTCGGCTAGCCTCGGCTAGGAGGGCTCAGCTGAAGCCAGCAGCTCTAGGTCAGTTAGTCTCACTCAATCCCCCCAAACTCCTCTGCCCAGTGCCCATTTTGTCAAATGGCCAATTTGCTAATATCAACTCACCAAGGATCAGTCCCTATCTGCTAAACATGCTAGAGATGAACAACCTTTAAAACAAGTTTCTAGTAAATCACAGATTTGGGAAACTGGTCAACATGGCATAATGAACTCTTTGGCAAACTGGCTGCATCCTAGGCTGAGGGAGGGGTCAATCCTGTCCCTATCTGGCaagtgggagtggggtgggggcctTTACCAGTTGCTTTGCTCACTATTCTCCTGATTCCCACCACaacctgcccatacaaaaaaaaaagaaaaaagcataccAATTCCCACCGCAAGACCGCTGGACAAGGGGCCTCTTCACCAtaccatacacacacaaaacaagaaaaatattttaattgtaaaactaacttgagggaggggagggtgcGGCTGCAGTGACGGGGCAGGAACCTGACTTGCTAAGCAGTGGTTCTGCACCCGGTGCCACCCCACAGGGCAGGTGGGGAAAAGGGCCAGAGTGTTATAAAATGACAATATAAATAGATTTCTAGAAAAGAGGCTGCCCAGGTGCAGTAGTCATTTTCTgcagaggctaggggtgggtggAAAGCCCTGACCCCTGTCCCCCATCCATCCACAGAAAGAGTGTATAGGGGGAGGGAAAGGCCACTCTTCAGACATTCACGGTCCACCCCCATAATGGCTCAGGATGGGGAGAGGGGGTTCTATGTTAGCGTCTCAGAGACACCCACCTGCAGGCTGGAGGACAGAGTAGCTGAACTGTCCACACATGCACGCGagcgcacgcacgcacgcacacacacactcacgcacacacacacacacactcacaactCTTTTGTAGTGTTCTTTTCACCCCTGGTGCCCCCTGCTACAGATTTCCAGTGATGAGAGGGCCACCTATCCTTCCTGGAGACAGGAAGCACAGCTGAGGGCCTGTCCAGGAATGGGGTGGAATTCCAGGAGCCTCATTTGCTCCCAAGAGTCCCTGTGATTTCTTTAAGTCGCAAATCAAAGCTGGAGTTCAGTAGTAGGTCCCAGAGGGTGGTGTCATATGGAGTGTCTCTGGGATGAGGAAGAGCAGGGCTGGCCCCTCCTGGCCTCCGATGGGGCAAGGTCGCCCAAGGGGCTCTTTGGTTCCGGGGTGGGGCAGTTAGGCCTCATCTGGTGCGGTTCTGGCGCATGAGGGGCACGATGCTAGAGGGGGGCCCCGCCTTGGCCAGAAACGGGTGCTTCAGCAGCTCGGCTGCCGTGGCCCTCTGTGCTGGGTCCCGCACCAGGAGGCGATCCAGAAAGCCCTTCAGGGAGGGGGAGACCTGGGGTGGAGAGAAGGTCAGGTCACGCACTgtgaggcctcagtttcctcctctgccaAATGAGCTGACAGCACTGAGAGCCCAGGGAGGGGTCAAATCATGGGGGTCAAGAGTTTGGCCAGGGATTAGAGACAAATCCGGAAGGCCCCTTAGGCTCGTTCCCTTCCCATTCTGCAGCAGCTGGACCCTCGACGCCCCCATCCCCCAGGGATCTCCCCATCCTGTCTCCTATCCACAGGAGTGCTGCACCCTCTGGGGTTGGGCCCCTGCCCTGAACTCAGCCTAGCTGTGTGCACTCAGCCAAGCAGCCCAAGCTCCTCTGGGCTTCTAGTGCTCGTGCTGCTCAATTCCTCATATGAGCCGCTTACACAGACCCAGAGGGGCAGGCCAGGTCCAGCTCTCGAGAGCCGTCGGTGCCCCAGGCCCATGCCCACCCACCGCTCTGCTTGGACACAAGGCGGGGGGATGGCTGACCCCTGCCTGCCTGTGTCCCTCACATCACCCGTGTGCGAGTGGGGCCGACCTTGTGCACGTTCTTCAGTCGGGGTGGCAGGTTGTCCCGaatcattttcatggctttaaggGGTGGCTCGTTGAAGTAGGGGGGCTCCCCATCCACCATCTCGATCACCATTACACCCAGAGACCAGATGTCCACCTGAGGTGTGGGGAAGGtggtaggctgagctgcaaggacAGGTCTGTCCTTGGCATGGGAAGAGGGAGCCCCAGCGAGAGGTGGCCCCAGTTCTGCCCCTTTGCTCCTGGAGTGCTCAGACCCAGAACAATCTCTCTCACACCTGGCCTGCCGGACCCCCATGCCCTCCTCGTCCTCTAcctcctcttccaggaagccctggGAACGGCAGCTCTGTTGTTCTGCCCAGcaccccccagcaccccccaccacccacccTTCTTTTGCTAACCTCGCTGTCAATCATATAGCAGCCAGGGTTGGGTCAGTGGCCGAGGCTACCCAATCAGCACAGACAGGTCCAGTAATTGGTTCAGGAGCAGGCACATGACCCAACCTGAGCCAATCAGAGTTTTGGCTCAGAACTACTACTCTATAAATagtaaatgaaggaatgaatacaTGCCCTCTCTTTCTTTTAGCCTAAACTTGGGTACCTCCTTATCTGTGAAACCATCCCTGGTGACCCATTCCCAGACTGAGCCCCGCATCAACCCCTACACCCCTGCTGTCTCAGCTTGATGCAGTGTCAGCCCATGCTGACGGGGATGTCGGGGCCAGGCCTGGGCTCACCTCAGGCCCATAGGGGAGGCGGGAGATGAGTTCCGGGGCCATCCAGTAGGGCGTGCCCACCAGCGACTTCCTCCGTGGCACTTCCTTGCTCACCTGGGCGCAGAACCCGAAGTCTGAAAGCTTTACCTGGGGCCCGGCCAAGGCAGACAGATCAGAGGGGCCAACGCAGTGGAAGGGCAAGCCAGGGGTCCCCCTATTTAGTCCCTGACCACTTACATGTTGAGTCCCCACTATACAGGCCAAGGTTAAGGCCTGGGCCTGGAACCATACAGGGGTGGCTCTGCTGCCTATAAGCTATGGGCCCCAGGAACACCACCACCTTCCCTGACAGTGCCTCCCAGGCCAGGCCCAGCTCTAAGGGCTTCACTGTATCAACTCCCAGTGGCTGCACCATGCAGTCTCTGCTAGCATCCCTGTAGTTTCTGATTCTCCCCACCAGGCCAGGAGGCTGAGGCCATCCCCACTCACACATGAGGAGGCTAAGCTCGGGCAGGACCTCAGGACAGTAGGAGAGTGCCAGCTCGCTGCAGGCCAGACCTCTGTTCTGGGGATGGGGACGAGGGCGGGCCCCATTCCAGAGGCTGACACCAGGAACCTCACTGGGCCCTGTGTGGACCAAACCTGAGGGGGAGACCCAGGCACTGGGAGCCAGCAGCTGCTCCAGGGTTCCTAGAGAAGTGTCCTGAATCCCACAGACACAAGGGCTGGGCAAGGCCTGGGACCCCACTGATGGCATGACCAGAGCTCCCCGAGGACCCTGGAGTGCTACACAAGGAATAAACAAACTTCTGCTCCTCAAGCCACGGGATTTGGATCTGAGGACCAAAGCTTCCCTTGACGAATGCAGGGGGCACGGTGGGAGGTAGGGAACAGCCCTGTACCCTCAGACCCACTCCTCACCCGGTGGGAGGTGGGGAACAGCCCTGTACCCTCAGACCCACTCCTCACCCGGCCGTCGTGGGTCAGCAGGATGGAGTCACTCTTGATGTCCCGGTGGATAACGCCCTGGGCGTGGAGCACAGACAAGGCCTGCAGCACAGCCAGGCACACGGCGGCAATCTGCTCCTCGTTCATCCTGTGCAGGGTGGGGGTGAGCCGCGGTCCACAGGGCCCCCACCTGGGGTTTAGGGGACATGGCCCCACCCTGGGAACTCTAACAAGGATACAGTCTTGCCCTGGGGGTCTGAGGGTCTCTGGTCCCACACCAAGGGGTCTGCAGGGGGCACCGTGGTGGGGGTCTGAGGGGACATGGCTGTCTGGTCAGTACCTGGTGTGGGTGACGATGTCAGTGAGGGCACCTCCCTCCAGGAACTCCATTACCACCCAGAGTTCATCCCCCACCAGGTAGCTGTTGTACATCTCCACCACGTGCTCATGCTGGTGGTCCCTCATGATCACCACCTGGGCAGGGGGGGAGGGGATCAGTAGGGGGAAGGAGGTGGAGGGAAGGCCACCTGCCCTGTCTGCCTCCCAGTCCAGCCTCGGCATAGGCGGGACACTCGGCAAGCCCGGCGCCACCTCTCTCTTGCCCATTGAGATCACCTTGGACGGCCCTGACTGCCAGATCTGACCAGATTGCAAAGCCGGCTTGAGGCCTGCTGCCTCTGGGTTTGCTCCAAATAAAAACACCTCATTTGCTGCTCCCAACCCCCAAGTGGCCCTGGTCAGGTGTTGGGAGAGGGAGATGGGAAGAGGATCTAAGCAGACGGCTGGGATAAGAAGGACAAGTGTTATTAGCCATGGTGAAAATaaaaggtggggagggaaggaggtaCAATTAAGATTCTGGGGTGAAGGCTGGgagtgggggttgggggcaggaggcctgggggcagaggttggggtggggggcaggaaggGGAACAGCACTTACAGGTAACCACGTTAAGAAGATTGTGGTGCGGCTGGAACACTATACTATGGGGGAGGGGGACTGCGAAGTGGGGAGGAGGAAGGGCTGATGGACCTGGAAACAAGAGCCAGAGCCCGCAAAACCTCAGGTCTCACGTCCTCATGGGACTCCCACATGGGTCCCCAGGGGCTTCTCACAACACAGATTCCTCTCTGAGGAAGGAGCCCAGGAACCTGCCTTTAGTTCAAGCTCCCTGGCAGGGAGGCCACTAATAGCCAAAATCCCAAGGCTGGACAGAGCCCACTGCCTCAGTGACAAGCACGGGGGCCAGGACCTGACCCTGACGGCACTGAGGGGTGGTGCAGGGCTTTGTAAAGGTGGGTGAGCGTGATAGGCAGATGTGGGTTTAGAGTGGAGGTGATATGGAGAGGACGCCCCGGGGGGAGGCTAGGGCAGGCCCCCGGAGGATGGTGGGCTGTCCAGGGAGGGGGAAAGAGTGGGTAGAAATGGGTTGATGGGCTGGGGctaggagagagaaaggggccaGGAATGGGGATAGAGCCAGAGGCATGGTTAGGATTGAGGCAGGAACCTTAAACTGGAAAGTGAGGAGAGGAAAAAGAGGCCAGAGCTTCAAAGGCCTTCTCTCTCCTGCACCCCCATAGGGCCTGGCCTCAGAAAGGCCACCCCTAAACCACCTGGGATGATAGGTGGGGACAGAGAGGACGGCAGCAGGGCTGTGGCCACCCACCTCATTGAAGAGCAGTTCGCGCCTCTGCTGCTTGCGCAAATCCATCTTCTTGACAGCCACCAGCTTGCCGGAGCTGCGCACGGTGGCGATGCACACGATGCCTGTGGAGCCCTCGCCAATCTTGATGAAGTTGTCCAGGTAGGAGCGAGGGTCACCAGGGTCCACCACCAGCTGCAGGGCAGCCCGGAACTGCTCGTGGGACACCCGCTGGGGCTCCCGTTGGGGTGAGCGGAGGCCAGGGGGCCCAGGGGCAGCAGGGGCAGCAAGGGCATGGGCTGGAGGGCCCAGCTGGGGCTCAGAAGCATGGGGGCCCAGCACTCCAGGGCTGGGGGTGCCATGGACTCGGGTTGGGGGCCGGGAGGAGGAGGACTGGGGGGCAGCCAGGCCCCCTGCTGATGGCCCATTGGGGGCCATGTCCTGAGGCTCCCCCTGGAACAGAAGAGAAAGGCAGCTGTCAGGGGAGGGGGCCGGAGGTCCAGCTCTGCTTCCTGCATGGAGGGGTCCCGGCTGAGGGACAGACACACGAGTGGTCAGAATGAGAGATGGACGGTGGGCTAGAAATGGGCTGGAGCTGGTGGGTGGTGAAGGGGGAAGCAATGGGAAGGGGGAGAGAGGAGATCCAGGGGTGGGAGAATGGGTTACCTGGGCACCCCGGGATGGGTGGTCTGTATCGGCCCGCGGGTACGTGTTAAAGGGACGGCCAGCTGCCAGTTTTGCCCCGCTGGCCAGATTGGCAGGCTGAGGGGAGCTGACGTTGGGCCCAGAGAGGGGGCGTTTGTCCCGGGAGGACTCCTGGGTCCCCCCTGAGCCCTCCCTGGAAGACTTGGGCCTCTTCTCCGGCCCCACTCGCCGCTTGTCACTGCTGCCGCCACCTGCCTCGCTCCGACTGGCCATCCGGCTCCTGCCACCTGCCTTCTCTGGACCCCCTCTGGCCGTGGGGAGCTGTTCCTCAGGCATCCCGTTTTCCTGGCGGGCCCTGGCAGGCGGCGGTGGGCTGTCTCTCCGTAGGGAGTTGGAGCGTGTCACCGACATGTTCTCAAACTCGTCGAGCAGCAACGTGAGGGCCCCATCCTTGGCGCCTTTGCTGCCACGCACAATGGTCTGGGGTCCAGGGCaatggcagggtggggtgggcaaGGAGGAGGAGTACACAGGATGTGCATCCAACACATGGGGACAGGACAACACAGCACAACACACACAGAGACAAGACAGAGACG
The genomic region above belongs to Tamandua tetradactyla isolate mTamTet1 chromosome 16, mTamTet1.pri, whole genome shotgun sequence and contains:
- the PAK4 gene encoding serine/threonine-protein kinase PAK 4, with the protein product MFGKKKKRVEISAPSNFEHRVHTGFDQHEQKFTGLPRQWQSLIEESARRPKPLVDPACITSIQPGAPKTIVRGSKGAKDGALTLLLDEFENMSVTRSNSLRRDSPPPPARARQENGMPEEQLPTARGGPEKAGGRSRMASRSEAGGGSSDKRRVGPEKRPKSSREGSGGTQESSRDKRPLSGPNVSSPQPANLASGAKLAAGRPFNTYPRADTDHPSRGAQGEPQDMAPNGPSAGGLAAPQSSSSRPPTRVHGTPSPGVLGPHASEPQLGPPAHALAAPAAPGPPGLRSPQREPQRVSHEQFRAALQLVVDPGDPRSYLDNFIKIGEGSTGIVCIATVRSSGKLVAVKKMDLRKQQRRELLFNEVVIMRDHQHEHVVEMYNSYLVGDELWVVMEFLEGGALTDIVTHTRMNEEQIAAVCLAVLQALSVLHAQGVIHRDIKSDSILLTHDGRVKLSDFGFCAQVSKEVPRRKSLVGTPYWMAPELISRLPYGPEVDIWSLGVMVIEMVDGEPPYFNEPPLKAMKMIRDNLPPRLKNVHKVSPSLKGFLDRLLVRDPAQRATAAELLKHPFLAKAGPPSSIVPLMRQNRTR